From the genome of Vibrio porteresiae DSM 19223, one region includes:
- a CDS encoding HK97-gp10 family putative phage morphogenesis protein — protein MAQNDFSILGFDDVAKKLMRLSVDVGDKAGRSALKKAAGIVAKAARDNAMLVDDPVTGRRIRDNIRLQFASKHYRETGDLMYRVGVSTKKGPIPKNNPDEGRGGNTPHWHLIEEGTEHAKAQPFLRPALSDNINPVLDRLRTELSKEIEKALKI, from the coding sequence ATGGCTCAAAATGATTTCAGCATACTTGGTTTTGACGATGTTGCTAAGAAACTCATGCGTCTATCTGTAGATGTTGGAGATAAGGCTGGTCGTTCTGCATTAAAAAAGGCTGCAGGAATTGTTGCTAAAGCCGCTCGTGATAACGCAATGCTGGTGGACGATCCTGTGACTGGTAGGAGAATTAGGGATAATATCCGTCTGCAGTTTGCCTCCAAGCATTATAGAGAAACTGGGGATCTTATGTATCGAGTCGGTGTCTCTACTAAAAAGGGGCCAATCCCTAAAAACAATCCAGATGAAGGACGCGGGGGGAATACACCTCACTGGCATCTTATAGAGGAAGGAACTGAGCATGCAAAAGCTCAGCCGTTTTTGCGCCCGGCTCTTTCTGACAATATAAATCCAGTATTGGACAGGCTTAGAACAGAGCTCAGTAAAGAGATCGAAAAGGCTCTTAAAATATGA
- a CDS encoding head-tail adaptor protein, with protein MLAHRLRHSIKIQSPIESQDDDSGEIITIWQDIELSTGKSDIPAEVLTGGGKESYAENSKFSEVAARINIRWFPYPQQELYKCRIIWESQIMNIIDVQTDLTARQEWRFKCEAGVSVSGG; from the coding sequence ATGCTTGCTCATCGATTAAGACATTCCATAAAGATTCAGTCGCCCATCGAATCACAAGATGACGATAGTGGTGAAATCATTACGATTTGGCAAGATATCGAGCTGTCGACGGGTAAGTCTGACATACCTGCTGAAGTTTTAACTGGTGGAGGGAAAGAGTCTTACGCGGAGAATTCGAAGTTCTCTGAAGTTGCGGCACGAATTAATATCCGATGGTTCCCGTACCCTCAACAGGAATTGTATAAGTGCAGAATAATCTGGGAAAGCCAGATAATGAACATTATCGATGTTCAAACAGATTTGACAGCGCGCCAAGAATGGCGATTTAAATGCGAAGCAGGCGTGAGCGTCTCAGGGGGGTAA
- a CDS encoding head-tail connector protein — translation MSFISLDLAKQYLNVIHDFDDLKLQMLLDGAEDEATQFIERTLSDLVEEDVIESSSEIINENTLPSSVVLAVMMLLQGAYQATPEDAERLRKGAEIKLTPFRIGWGI, via the coding sequence ATGAGTTTTATTAGCCTCGATTTAGCCAAGCAGTATCTCAATGTTATTCATGACTTTGATGATCTCAAACTTCAGATGTTGCTTGACGGCGCAGAAGATGAAGCTACGCAGTTTATCGAACGAACATTATCTGATCTTGTTGAAGAAGATGTGATCGAATCATCTAGTGAAATAATTAATGAAAACACTCTGCCAAGTTCTGTGGTGCTGGCTGTGATGATGCTTTTGCAGGGAGCTTATCAAGCAACGCCAGAAGATGCGGAGAGGTTACGCAAAGGAGCGGAAATCAAGCTAACTCCGTTTCGTATCGGTTGGGGGATTTAA